Proteins encoded in a region of the Bradyrhizobium sp. CB3481 genome:
- a CDS encoding aminodeoxychorismate/anthranilate synthase component II, with amino-acid sequence MILVIDNYDSFVFNIARYFRKLGEETEVIRNDALTVNDLIGLKPRAVVISPGPCTPMEAGISTAVVRELSGRVPILGICLGHQCIGSVFGGRVVRARRPMHGRASHITHDGRGLFSGLSSPLSVGRYHSLVVQLDEICASHLRATARSEEGEIMALAHRYQSTYGVQFHPESILTQQGNVLLSNFLRIARTR; translated from the coding sequence TTGATCCTCGTCATCGACAACTACGATTCTTTCGTCTTCAACATTGCCCGTTATTTCCGGAAACTTGGTGAAGAGACGGAGGTGATCCGGAACGACGCGCTGACCGTCAACGATCTTATTGGTCTCAAGCCGCGCGCAGTGGTCATTTCGCCTGGTCCCTGCACTCCAATGGAGGCTGGAATATCCACGGCCGTCGTCCGCGAACTTTCAGGTCGCGTGCCAATTCTCGGCATCTGTCTCGGACACCAGTGTATTGGGAGCGTGTTCGGCGGGCGCGTAGTGCGTGCACGTCGCCCCATGCACGGACGGGCTTCTCATATAACTCATGACGGCCGGGGACTATTCTCGGGACTCTCATCCCCGCTTTCCGTCGGACGCTACCATTCTCTTGTTGTTCAGCTCGATGAGATATGTGCCTCGCATCTCAGGGCGACAGCGCGTTCCGAGGAAGGCGAGATCATGGCCCTCGCACATCGGTACCAATCAACTTACGGTGTGCAGTTCCACCCCGAATCGATACTTACCCAA